Below is a genomic region from Tepidiforma bonchosmolovskayae.
GTGGCGCTGCCGAGGCGGGCTTCGGTGGAGGCGATGCGGAAATCGCAGGCGAGGGCGAGGGAGAGGCCGGACTGGATGGCGACGCCGTTGATGGCGGCGATGGTGAGCTTGTCGAGATTGCGGATGGCGGTATTGAGGGACTGGGAGAGGACGCGGAGGCCGTTGTAGGTGCCGATCTCCTCGCGGTGGCCGGGGAAGATATCGGGGACGAGGGCGGGCCCCTCGGGCAGGGGCCGGCCGGTGATATCGTCGCCGGCACAGAAGGCGCGGCCGCTGCCGGTGAAGAGGAGGACGCGGACGCGGTCATCCATCTGGGCCTGCGTGATGGCTTCGATGAGGTCGCGTTTGATCGGCTGGGCGAGGCCGTTGAGGCGTTCGGGCTGGTTGAAGGTGATAACGGCGATGCCGGGCGGTTCGAGCCGGATATCGAAACCGCGGAAGGAGCCGGTGGGGAACATGGGTGCCTCGGAAGCGGGAGTGTGCGGAAGGAGTGTACAGGCCGGCGGGCGGGCCTGTGCTTGTCCGTTGGGGGTGATGCGGATAGGGTATGGAAGACAGTCGAAGAGCCTGAGACCGCAGGTCCCAATGCGACGCGTCCCGGCCGGGGCGCGGGGAGAATGCCGAGAGGCGCCTGCCGAGGCGGAGATGCGATGCGCATGCCGGCGCGACGGTGCCAGCATGTGCGTGGGGCGTCCCTGCCGCGGCGGCAGGGATTTTTTCGTTTCTGCGGGATCGGGCGCAGCCATGTGCGGGGGAGACCCCGCCGCCAGACAGGAAGGAGGTCGGTATGCCGACTCCACGGAAGGTCGCGATGCTCGCCGAGGTGAAGGACCGCATGGCGCGGGCCTCGGTTGCGGTGAGCGCCGACTATCGTGGGCTGACGGTCGCGCAGATCACGGAGTTGCGCCGGGCGCTCCGCCCGACGGGCGCAGAAGTGAAGGTCGTGAAGAACACGCTTGCGGCGATGGCGGCGAAGGAAGCCGGCCGGGCCGAGATGGCGGAGATCGTGAAGGGGCCGACGGCGATTGTCTTCGGCTTCGAGGACCCGATCGGGCCGGTGAAGGCGTTCACGGAGCACCTGCGCAGCAAGCGGCTGAACATCGAGGTGCACGGCGGCTGGCTGGAAGGCCGGGTGCTGAGCCGGGCCGAGGTGGAGAGCCTCGCGACGATGCCGCCGAAGGAGCAGCTCATTGCGGACGTGGTGAGCAAGCTGCAGTCGCCGCTCTACCAGTTCTCGGGGCTGCTGCAGTCGACGATTCGGAACTTCGCCGGGCTGATCGATGCCCGGGCCAAGCAGCTGGAATCGGCCTAGGGCCGCCAGCAATCCTGTACACGGATACCAAAGGAGAAACAGATGGCTTCGAAAGTCGAAGAAGTGCTGGAAATCATCAAGGGGATGACGATCCTCGAGCTGCGCGACCTGAACAAGGCGATCGAGGAGGAGTTCGGCATCACCGCGGCGGCGCCGATGGTGGTTGCGGCTGGCGCGGCGCCGGCGGCTGGTGCGGCCCCGGCGGCTGCGGCCGAGGAGGAGAAGACGGAGTTCAACGTCATCCTCAAGAGCTTCGGCGACAACAAGATCAACGTGATCAAGGCGATCCGCGAAGTGATCAGCGGCCTCGGCCTGAAGGAGGCGAAGGACCTCGTGGAGGCGGCGCCGACGAAGGTGAAGGAAGGCATCGGCAAGGAAGAGGCGGAGACGATCAAGAAGAAGCTGACCGAAGCCGGCGCGGTCGTCGAAATCGAGTAGCGGCCCCGGCAGGGGGAGAACGCAGCGGGCCCGGCAGATGCCGGGCCCGTTTCTCGTGCTGTGCGGCTGGCGCCGCGCCGGTTCAGATCGGGTGGTCGAAGGCCTCGGCCTGGTAGTGGATATCGCGGACGGCGTTGGAGAGGTGGAGCGCTTCCTGCGCATCGAAGCCGAGGTAGACGAGGGTCTGGCGCATGATTTCGAGGCCGCCTTCGTACTCGGGGACGATGACCTCGTTGGCGCCGAGTTCGCAGAGTGGGCGGATTTCGCCGCCCGTGCGGGCGCGGACGAGGATCGGGACGGCGGGGTTGAGGGCGCGGGCTGCGGCGGTCGCGACGAAGGCTGAGCTTTCTTCAGGGACGGTGATGACGACGGCGCGGGCGTGTTCGATGCCGGTCCGTTCGAGGACTTCGCGGGTGCCGGCATCGCCCCAGATGGTGGGGATGCCGGCGGCGTTGAGGGTTCGGGCACGCTCCAGGTTGATTTCGACGACGGCGAAGGGGATGCCGAGCTGGCTGAGGGCGTGGCCGGTGAGTTCGCCGACGCGGCCATAGCCGACGATGACGACGTGGCCGGAGCGCGGGAGCCGGGGCTCGGGGATTTCGCCCTGGCGGTCGACGAAGCGCCAGATGGGGCCGAGGCGGCGGAGGACGGCTTCGATGGGGTCGAGGGTGCGGAAGGCGAGCGGGTTGACGACGATGGAGATGGCTGCGACGGCGAGGATGATGGCGTAGGTCTCCTCGGTCATGAGGCCCTCGCGCATGCCTTCGGACCCGACGATAAAGGTGAACTCGCCGAGCTGGGCGAGGCCGGCGCCGACGACCAGCGCGGTCCGGCCGGAGAAGGGGAAGATGGCAGCGGTGACGAAGGCGATAGCGGCGTTGACGAAGAGGACGGAGAGGAGGATGGCGAGGAAGAGGGGTTTATTGGCGCGGACGACATCGGGGTCGAGGAGGATGCCGACGGAGACGAAGAAGAGGACGGCGAAGGCATCGCGGAGGGGGACGACGTCGGCAGCGACCTGGTGGGAGGTTTCGGTTTCGGAGACGGCGACGCCGGCGATGAAGGCGCCCAGGGCGATCGAAAGGCCAAAGGCGGCGGCGCTGGCGGCGATGCCGAGGGCAGCGGCGACGAAGGCGAGGACGAACAGTTCGCGGGAGCCGGTGCGCGCGACGACAGAGAGGAGCAGCGGCAGGAGGCGAGCGCCGACCACGAGCATGATGACGACGAAGAGCGCGGCACGGCCGAGCGCGAGGGCGAGGTCCTGCCAGAAGGCGCCGTTCTCCCCGGGCTGGAGGGTGGGAAGGACCGCGAGGATGATGACGGTGATGATGTCCTGGGCGATGAGCCAGCCGATGACGACGCGGGCATGGATGGTGCCCATGAGGCCCCGGTCTTCGAGGGTGCGGATGAGGATGACGGTGGAGGCGATGCTGATGGCGAGGCCGAGGACGAGGGCTTCGCGCCAGGGGAGGCCGAAGGCGAGGCCGATCCCGGTTCCGACGGCGGTGGCGGCGAAGACCTGGATGATTGCGCCGGGGATTGCGATGGTGCGGACCGAGAGGAGGTCGCTGAGGTTGAAGTGGAGGCCGACGCCGAACATGAGGAAGATGACGCCGATGTTGGCGAGCTGCTGGATGGCGGCGGAATCGGCGCTGTAGCCGGGTGTGGCGGGGGAGATGACGAGGCCGGCCGCGAGGTAGCCGACGATGGGGGAGAGGCGGAGGAGGCGCGCGGCGAAGCCGCCCACGGCGGCCAGGCCGAGGGCGATGGCGATGGACGTGATGAGCGAAAAGTCGTCCACGTGGGGATGCGTAGCCTAGCAGGCCGGGGCCTGCCCGGCGCGCCCGGGCGGGGCGGGAAGTCAGGACTGGCCGGGGACGAGGACGACCTTGCAGTCGCGGGGGTCGGCGAGGGCGTCGAAGGCGGCGGGGAGCTCGTCGAGGGTGACGGTCCGGGTGATCATCGGGGCGGTATCGATGGCGCCGCTGCCGAGCGCCTGGAGCGCTTCGGCGTACTCGGCGGGGGTGTAGCCGAGGACGAACTTGAGGGTGAGCTGCTTGTTGATGCCGACGAGGGGCAGGATGCGGTCTTCCTGCATGCAGACGCCGACGACGATGACGCGGCCCATGCGGTCGACGAGGTCCATGGCCTGCTGGAGGGTGCCCTGGACGCCGATGCACTCGAAGGCGACGGGCGGCGCCGGGCGGCCGGTGGCGGCCTGGATCGCCTCGAGGGCCGGGGTTTCGCGGGGGTCGATGACGAGGTCGGCGCCGAGGCGGCCGGCGAGGGCGCGGCGCTCGGGGGAGAGCTCGGAGACGGCGACGTGCTGGACGCCTTCGTGCTTGAGCCAGAGGAGGGTCATCAGGCCGATTGGGCCGGCGCCCATGACGAGGGCCGTTTCGCCGGGCTGCATGCGGGCCTCGCGGACGGCGTGGAGGCCGACGGCGCACGGTTCGGTCGTTGCGGCGACGGTGTCGGGCAGGGTATCGGGCACCCGGAGCAGGAGCGGCGCGCTCATGAGCACGTATTCGCCGTAGGCGCCGGGGTACTTCGCGCTGTAGCCAATGGCGGACATGCCGGTGGGGGAGGCAGGGTCGAGGAGGACGGGGATGGAGGTCACGCGGGTGCCCGGCGCCCAGGCTTCGGCGCCGGGGCCGGCTTCGACGACCTCGGCGACGAACTCATGGCCCATGACGATGCCGGCGCCCTCGGCTGCTGCGTCCCACTGGGCGGAGCCGGAGCGGCGGGCAGCTTCGATCATGTCGTCGAGGTACTTCGCGGCGTGGAGGTCGGAACCGCAGATACCGCAGGCGCGGACGCGTGCGAGCACCTGGCCGGGCCCGGGACGGGGGACGTCGACGGTTTCGATGGCGAGCTGCCTGCCGCGGAGCACCATGGCGCGCATGGGATGGTTTGCCTCGTGCGAAGTTTCGCGGGCGGGAATGTACCACAGGCCGCCGGGAGTTTGCCCGGGGCCGGTGCCGTCGGGGACACTCTTTGCGTGGCGAAGGAGCCAGGTTCGCGACGGATCGTGCTGGCGACGAACAACCCGGGGAAGGTGCGGGAGTTCCGGCGGCTGCTGGAGCCGGCCGGGTGGGCGGTGCTGACGCCGCGGGAGCTCGGGGTGGAGTTCACGGTGGAGGAGGACGGGACGAGCTACGCCGAGAACGCGGCGAAGAAGGCCCAGGCGTGCGCCGATGCGACGGGGATGCTGGCGCTGGCGGACGACTCGGGCATCGAGGTGGACGCGCTCGGGGGCGGACCGGGCATATACTCGGCGCGGTTCGGCGGGCCGGGGCTGGACGATGCGGGCAGGACGCGGCTGCTGCTCGAGCGGCTGGCGGGCGTGCCGGAGGGGCAGCGGACGGCGCGCTACCGGGCGGTGGTGGCGCTGGCGTGGCCGCGGTCGGCGGGCAGGCCGCCGGTCACGTTCGAGGGGGTGGAGGAGGGCCGGATCGGCCTCGAGCCGCGGGGCGAGCGAGGGTTTGGGTACGACCCGGTCTTCCTGGTGGAGGACGGGCGGACGCAGGCAGAGCTGACCGACGAGGAGAAGGACGCGATCAGCCACCGGGGCAAGGCCGTGCGGGCGGCCATCGCATGGCTGGAGGCGGAGGGCGAGGGGTGAGGCGGGGGGCAATGCTGGCAGCGCTGGCAGGGGCGGCTGCGGTGCTGGCGGCGTGCGGCACGGCGGATGCGAACTTCCCGGCGGAGACGGTCTGCCCCTCGCCGCAGGCGGTGCCGACCAGCCGGGCGACGCCGGGGGCGGTCTCGCCGCAGGCGTTCGTGGGGCGCGTCCGGGCGGGCGCAGCGGAGCTGCGCCGGGCGCGCGAGGAGCTGCGGGAGGTGTATCCGAATGACACCTTCTACCGGCGCGAGGCGTTCCGGCCGGATTTCGCGGCGTATGCCGACCGGACGCTCTGCCTCGCGCAGGAGCTGCGGGCGCTGCAGGCGCCGACCGAGCGGCTGGCGGCGTGGAAGGCGCGGGTCGACGGGGCGCTGGACGAGCTGATTGCGCACACGGCCGCGGGGCGGGAGGCGGTGCGGCGGCGGAACGTTTCGGCGTACCGGGAGTGGTACCGCGAAGCGGATGCACGGATCGATGCGGTGGAGACTGCAGCGGCGGCGGCGCCGTGAGTGCGCCGGCGGCAGGGCGCCGGCGGGCGTGCTACGCTCGGAGGCATGGAACGGGCGACGGCGCGGCCGCCGTGGCTAAAGGTCCGCTTCCCGGCCGGGGGCCGGTTCGGGGAGCTGCTGGCGCTGATGCGCGAGAGCGAACTGCACACGGTGTGCGAGGAGGCGCGCTGCCCGAACATCGGGGAGTGCTGGGGCCGGGGGACGGCGACGTTCATGATCCTCGGCGATACGTGCACCCGCTCCTGCGGGTTCTGCGCGGTGAAGACGGGCCGCCCGGGCACGCTCGACACGGACGAGCCGCGCAGGGTGGCGCTCGCCATCCAGCGGATGGGCCTGCGACACGCCGTCATCACGAGCGTGAACCGGGATGAGCTGCCGGACGGCGGCGCGCGGATGTTCGCGGAGACGATCCGGTGGGGGCGGCGGCTCTCGCCGGGCACGACGTTCGAGGTGCTGATCCCGGACTTCAAGGGGGACGAGGCGGCGCTCGCGACGGTGATGGCTGCGCGGCCCGAGATCCTGAACCACAACACGGAGACGGTGCCGCGGCTGTACCGCACGGTGCGGCCGCAGGCGGTCTACGAGCGGTCGCTGCGGGTGCTGCGGCGGGCGAAGGAGCTCGACCCGGGCGCGCTGACGAAGAGCGGGCTGATGGTCGGGCTGGGGGAAACCCGGGAGGAGCTGCTGGCGGTCTTCCGGGACCTCGCAGCGAACGGGGTGGACATCCTGACGGTCGGGCAGTACCTGCAGCCGACGCCGGCCCACCTGCCGATCGTGCGGTACTACGAGCCGCGGGAGTTCGAGGAGCTGAAGGCGGAGGCGCTGGCGATGGGATTCCGGCACGTGGAGGCGGGGCCGCTGGTGCGGAGCTCATACCACGCGGAAGAGCAGGCTGTGGCGGCGCGTGACGCTGGCGCGGATGCCGGTATGATTCCGCTGACAGTGCGGCGGGCGGACGCGCCGGCGTAACGGCCGCTTCGCCCCCGGGCATGCAGTGCGGGGGGTTTGATGACCGAGGAGTGGCCGCCGGAGCCGGATGCCGAGACGCTTCGCCGGGAGACGATGGGCGCGTTCGCGCATGAGATCCGGACCCCCTTGACGTCGATCCGGATGGTGATGGAGCTGGCGAAGCGGAGCGCCGACGCGGACGGCGGGTTGCGCCTCGACCGGGAGCTGGCGGAGATGCTGGCGGCCTCCGTGGACGACCTGCAGCAGCTGGCGGATGACCTGCAGGAGATGTCGCGGCTGGAGCGGGGGAAGCTGGCGCTGGCGCCGGGGCCGTGCGACCTGGCGGCGGCGGTGAGCGCGGCCGGGGAGCTGCTGGGCGGCTCGCCGGCAATCGAAGGCGAAGCGCCGCCGGCGGTGGAGGGGCCGTGGGATGCGGGGCGGCTGGTGCGGGCGCTGGCGGGGCTGGCGCGTTCAGCGAATCGGATGGGCGACGGGAGCGGCACGGTGCGGCTGACCTGCCGGGTGGAGCCGGGGCAGGCGGTGGTGGAGTTTGCGAGCGGCAGGCCGGGCGGCGAGGAGCGGCCGATCGCGGCGGACGCAGGATTTGCGTTTTTCCGGGCGCGACAGCTTGTCGTGGCCATGGGCGGCTCCGTACACTGCGAACGTCGCGACCGATTCGCCAGGGTAGCGGCAGTGCTGCCGCTGGGCGGGCCCGGAGGCCGTGGAGGTGGCTGAACCCGATGAAGATTCTGCTCGCGGAGGACGAGCGGACGATCTCTCGCCTGATTCGGCAGGTGCTGACGAATAACGGGCATGAGGTGACGTGGTGCGCCTCGGGGCGGGAGGCGGTGGAGCTGCTGGAGCGCGAGCGGTTCGACCTGGTGCTGCTGGACCTGCATCTTGCGGACGGCGACGGGATGCGGGTGGTCGCGGCGATCGAGGCGGCCTCGGAGCCGGGTCCGCCGGTGGTGCTGATGACGGGGGAAGGGGTGCTGGACGCGGACGACCCGCGTACGCGGCGGGTGGCGACCATCCTTCCGAAGCCGTTCGACCTGAACGAACTTGAGCGGGCGGTGAATTCGTTCGTGGCGTGATTGCCCGGCGAACGGGGAGCCGTGCTAGCATGGGACTGATGAAACTGGCCAGCCGGCCCAAGGTGAGAGCCACCCCGCGTACATCGCGCGGGGTTGCGATTTAGTGCCTTTCCCAACCCCCTGCCCTGATTGCCCCTGAGCGTTCCCGCCGAACCCCTGAGTTGGAGAAAGGATTCGTATGCCCACCGACCGCGTTCAGCTGTATGACACGACGCTCCGCGACGGTTCCCAGATGGAGGGAATCTCGCTGTCGGTCGAGGACAAGATCCGGATTACGAAGAAGCTCGACGAGCTGGGCTTCGAGTGGATCGAGGGCGGCTTCCCGGGTTCGAACCCGAAAGACGCGGAGTACTTCCGGCGGCTGCGGGACGTGAAGCTGCGGCACGCGAAGGTTAGCGCCTTCGGCGGGACGCGGAAGCCGAACACGACGTGCGAGACGGACGCGAACATCCAGAGCATGGTCGCGGCGGATACGCCGGGCGTGACGCTGGTGGGGAAGGCGAGCCTCTACCAGGTGACGGACATCCTGGAGACGACGCCGGAAGAGAACCTGGCGATGATTGCGGACACGGTCCGCTACTTCAAGCAGCTCGGGAAGACGGTGTTCTTCGATGCCGAGCACTTCTTCGACGGGTTCTACGGCGACCCGGACTATTCGCTCCAGTGCCTCGTGACGGCGGCGCGGGCAGGGGCGGATGCGCTGGTGCTGTGCGACACGAACGGGGGGATGACGACGCGGCGGATGCTGCAGGCGATCGAGGCGGTGCAGCAGCGGGTGAAGGACGTGCGGCTGGGCATCCACCTGCACAACGACGCGGGGCTGGCGGTGGCGAACTCGCTGCACGCGGTCGAGGCGGGGGTCTGGCAGGTGCAGGGGTGCGTGAACGGCTACGGGGAGCGGTGCGGGAACGCGGACATCCTGACGGTGGCGGCGGACCTGAAACTGAAGTACGGCATCGACGTGCTGGACGACGAGCAGCTGGCGCGGCTGACGGAGGTGGCGAATTACGTGGCCGAGCTGGCGAACATGGCGCTCAACCCGCAGACGCCGTACGTGGGGGCCTCGGCGTTCGCGCACAAGGCGGGCTACCACGTGGCGGGCATCATCAAGGACGAGCGGGCGTACCAGCACGTGGACCCGGCGCTGGTGGGGAACCGGTCGCGGGTGCTGGTCTCGGAGCTTTCGGGCCAGCGGAACCTGCTGATGAAGCTGAAGGAGGTCGGGCTCGACTTCCTGTCGCAGGACGAGATCAAGCAGCTGCTCGAACTGGTGAAGGAGCGTGAGGCGCAGGGCTACCAGTACGAGGGGGCGGAGGCGAGCTTCGAGATGCTGGTGCGGCGGAGTCTGCCGGGCTACCGCGCGCCGTTCGAACTCGAGGACTTCGTGATTGTGGAGCGGCGGCGGGTGCGGAAGGGCGACGGCGCGAACGAGATGCTCGCCGAGGCGATGGTGAAGCTGAACATCAACGGGGAGACGGTCCACACGGCGCACGAGGGGAACGGCCCGGTGAACGCGCTCGACGGGGCGGTGCGGAAGGCGCTGAACCCGCTCTTTCCGCAGCTCGAGCGGGTGAAGCTGGTGGACTACAAGGTGCGGATTCTCGACAGCCAGTCGGCGACGGGGGCACGCGTGCGGGTGCTCATTGAGAGCACGGACGGGACGCGGCACTGGACGACGGTGGGCTCATCGACGGACATCATCGAGGCGAGCTGGCTCGCGCTGGCCGATGCGCTGGAGTACGCGCTGACGACCGAGGGGTGAGCGGCGGGATGCCCGGTGCGGTAGGCTGAGGCGCGTGATCCTGCTGCTCTACGGAGGCGACGAGGCGGCCATCCGCCGGCGGCTGCGCGAACTGAAGGAGCAGGCCGACGGCGGGACGGGCATGCTCGTCCATAACTTCACGGAGATCGACGGGCGGGATGCGAAGCCGGCCGACGTGGCGGCGCCGGCGATGGCGCCGCCCTTTCTTGCGCCGCTGCGGCTGGTGGTGGTGGAGAACCTGCTGGCGCGGTTCGAGCCGCGGGGCGGGGCACGGGGTTCGCGCTCAGCCGGCGCGTGGGCGGAGCTGCCGGCGCTGCTGGAGAAGGTGCCGGAGTCCTCGGCGGTGGTATTCGTCGGGCGGCCGTTCCTTGCGGAGCAGCAGATGCGGCAGGTGACGGATGCGAACCCGCTGGTGCAGCTCATCAAGAAGGTGCCGGGCGTGCAGGCGGAGCACTATCCGGCGCTCACGAAGCAGCAGGACCGGGTGCGGTACATCCGGGAGGAGGCGAGCATCCGGGGGATCCGGTTCCGGAGCGGCGCGCCGGCGCGGGAGGAGTTGCAGCCCGGGGAGGAGCCGCCGCCCGAGACCGACCCGGTGGCGTACCTAGCGAATACGCTCGGCGGCAACACGCTGCTGATTGCGAACGAGCTGGACAAGCTCGCGCTCTGGGCGATGGGGCGGGAGGTTTCGGTGCTGGATGTGATGCGGGTGTGCGCGGGCGAGCGGGAGCCGGACCACTTCCGGATGGTGGATGCGCTGATGGACGGCGACCTGGGGACGGCGCTCGACCTGCTGCGGCGGCGGCTGGCCCTGGGGGAGTCGCAGCAGGGGATTCTCGGGGCGGTGTTCGAGCGGTACCGGTCGCTCGGGGCGCTGGCCGCGCTGCTGGAGGAAGGGGCAAGCGAGGAGGAGATCGACCGCCAGCTGGGGAATGTGGCGCGGTACCAGAACCTGAAGCAGGCGGCCGTGCAGCGGGCGCGGAGGCACGGCACGGCGGCGGTGCGGGAGGCGTTCGCCATCCTGGTGGAGGCGGACCGGGCGCACAAGACGAACGAGATGGACGAGGACGTGGCGCTGGAGGTGGCGTTTGCCCGGCTGGCGCGGCTGGCGCCGGTGCGGGGGCCGCTGGCTGCGGGGCGGCGGCGTTAGCCGGCGGTGTCCTGCCAGATGGGGTTGTAGCAGGCGACGCGGCGGTTGCCCTCCCCGGCCGGCTCGAGGGGCGGCGGGGGCGCTTCACGGCAGCGGCTGAGCGCTTTGCTGCAGCGGGGAAGGAAGGGGCAGCGGGCGGCGGGTGCGGTCATCTCGGGCGGGCTGCCGGGGATCTGGTGGAGATGGGCCCGGACGCCGTCGACGCGGGGAAGCGTGGCGAGGAGGCCGTGGCTGTACGGATGGAGCGGGCGGCGCAGGATGTCGCGCACGGGGCCTTCTTCGACGATGCGGCCGGCGTACATGACGGCGACGCGGTCGGCGACCTGGGCGACGACGCCGAAGTCGTGGGTGACGAGGAGGACGGCGGTGCCGCGCTCGGCGCGGAGGCGTTCGAGCTGGTAGAGGATCTGGGCCTGGACGGTGACATCGAGGGCGCTGGTGGGCTCATCGGCGATGAGGAGCTGCGGGTCGAGGGCGGTGGCGATGCCGATCATGACGCGCTGACACATGCCGCCGGAGAGCTGGAAGGGGTAGGAGCGGGCGATGCGCTCGGGCTCAGCGAGACCGACGCGGTAGAGGAGGTCGACGGCCTGGCGGCGGGCCTCCCTGCGGCCGAGGTCGAGGTGGCTGGTGAGGATTTCGGCGACCTGGCTGCCGATATCGATAACGGGGTTCAGGCCGGCGACGGGGTCCTGGAAGATCATGGCGATGCGGCGGCCGCGGTAGCTGCGGAGTTCGGCATCGGGGAGGGCGAGGAGGTTGGTCCCGGCGAGGGAGATGGCGCCGGCGGTGATGGCGGCCTCGGCGGGCAGGAGGCGGGGAATGGCGAGACCGACGGTGGACTTGCCGGAGCCGGATTCGCCGACGATGGCGAGGAGTTCGCCGGGCTGGAGGGCGAAGGAGACGCCGGAGACGGCGTAGACGGTGGCATCCCGGGCGCGGTATTCGACGGAGAGGCCGCGCACATCGAGGAGCGGTTGGGCCATGTGCTCCTGCCGGCAGCCGAGGGTCCCCCGGCGGGTGGTGATTCAGGACAGTCTAATCGCTCGGCCGGAAGGAGGAGATGAAGCGGCCCTGGATTTCGACGTTGTCGGGGGTGGTGTAGATGGGCTCCATGGTGCTGTTGGCGGGCTGGAGCCGGATGCGGCCGTTTTCGCGGTAGATGCGCTTGAGGGTCACTTCGCCGCGGTCCTTGAGCCAGACGGCGACGCGGTCGCCGTCGTCGGCGGTGCGGACGGGTTCGAGGAAGACGATGTCGCCGTCGTCGATGAGGTCTTCGATCATGGATGTGCCGCGGACGCGGAGGGCGAAGACGTTGGTGCGGCCGCGGACCATGTCTTCGGTGACGGCGAGGACCTCTTCGGCGTCGGCGGCCCAGCGGTCGGAGGAGGGGACGGGGATGGGCTGGCCGGCGGCGATGGTGCCGAGGAGGGGGACTTCGATGATGCGGGGGCGGCGGCCGCGGGCGCCGAGGAGTTCGATGCCGCGGGAGATTTCGCGGTCG
It encodes:
- the holA gene encoding DNA polymerase III subunit delta yields the protein MILLLYGGDEAAIRRRLRELKEQADGGTGMLVHNFTEIDGRDAKPADVAAPAMAPPFLAPLRLVVVENLLARFEPRGGARGSRSAGAWAELPALLEKVPESSAVVFVGRPFLAEQQMRQVTDANPLVQLIKKVPGVQAEHYPALTKQQDRVRYIREEASIRGIRFRSGAPAREELQPGEEPPPETDPVAYLANTLGGNTLLIANELDKLALWAMGREVSVLDVMRVCAGEREPDHFRMVDALMDGDLGTALDLLRRRLALGESQQGILGAVFERYRSLGALAALLEEGASEEEIDRQLGNVARYQNLKQAAVQRARRHGTAAVREAFAILVEADRAHKTNEMDEDVALEVAFARLARLAPVRGPLAAGRRR
- a CDS encoding ABC transporter ATP-binding protein; translation: MAQPLLDVRGLSVEYRARDATVYAVSGVSFALQPGELLAIVGESGSGKSTVGLAIPRLLPAEAAITAGAISLAGTNLLALPDAELRSYRGRRIAMIFQDPVAGLNPVIDIGSQVAEILTSHLDLGRREARRQAVDLLYRVGLAEPERIARSYPFQLSGGMCQRVMIGIATALDPQLLIADEPTSALDVTVQAQILYQLERLRAERGTAVLLVTHDFGVVAQVADRVAVMYAGRIVEEGPVRDILRRPLHPYSHGLLATLPRVDGVRAHLHQIPGSPPEMTAPAARCPFLPRCSKALSRCREAPPPPLEPAGEGNRRVACYNPIWQDTAG
- the lexA gene encoding transcriptional repressor LexA, producing the protein MNNLSPRQQQILDFLRAFIEEHDYPPSIRDIQEGCGISSTSVVDYNLRKLEEKGYIRRDREISRGIELLGARGRRPRIIEVPLLGTIAAGQPIPVPSSDRWAADAEEVLAVTEDMVRGRTNVFALRVRGTSMIEDLIDDGDIVFLEPVRTADDGDRVAVWLKDRGEVTLKRIYRENGRIRLQPANSTMEPIYTTPDNVEIQGRFISSFRPSD